In one Deinococcus humi genomic region, the following are encoded:
- a CDS encoding metallophosphoesterase encodes MLLADYVHPFVYREGFPKGVPEVDAVLAAGDLPGYYLEFLATKLTVPIIYVHGNHENEYVNEGDGRIPARGVIAAHGRVVEEAGLKIAGWGGAPRYREKGRGQYSAFEARWGLGKLALHARGGVDILLTHAPPAGPHAGSDYAHRGCPEINRFMERRHPALLVHGHIHEYEGRKLEYVDEASGTRVVNAYGYRVLDV; translated from the coding sequence ATGTTGCTGGCAGACTACGTGCATCCTTTCGTGTACCGCGAGGGCTTTCCCAAAGGTGTGCCAGAGGTCGACGCCGTGCTGGCTGCCGGGGACCTTCCCGGCTACTACCTGGAATTTCTGGCGACCAAGTTGACGGTGCCGATCATCTACGTGCATGGCAATCACGAGAACGAATACGTCAACGAGGGTGACGGGCGCATTCCCGCGCGCGGCGTGATCGCCGCGCACGGGCGCGTGGTGGAGGAAGCCGGGCTCAAGATTGCCGGGTGGGGCGGCGCACCCCGTTACCGCGAGAAGGGCAGGGGGCAGTACAGCGCCTTCGAGGCCCGCTGGGGCTTGGGCAAGCTGGCTTTGCATGCACGCGGCGGCGTGGACATTCTGCTGACCCACGCCCCGCCCGCCGGGCCGCACGCGGGCAGCGACTACGCCCACCGGGGCTGCCCGGAAATCAACCGTTTCATGGAACGCCGTCACCCCGCCCTCCTGGTACACGGCCATATCCACGAGTACGAGGGCCGCAAGCTCGAATATGTCGATGAGGCCTCGGGAACGCGGGTGGTCAATGCTTACGGTTACCGGGTGCTGGATGTCTGA
- a CDS encoding GNAT family N-acetyltransferase gives MPFLFTPRLQLLPLTRAMIIARLEGEAFTLICDTPDGQLNVFFPAEWPGAPLGAFPYYLTQTDAAGVKPGSFVAVTRDGGRAIGQLGSKGRPNAAGELEIGYGLNPEVWGQGLATEAVSALVAHLHAQPDVQTVTAQTALFNRASERVLEKLGFVRTGKGWDREDGELTVWAHHG, from the coding sequence GTGCCCTTTCTCTTTACCCCGCGTTTACAGCTGCTGCCCCTGACCCGCGCCATGATCATCGCCCGGCTGGAGGGCGAGGCGTTCACATTGATCTGTGACACACCCGATGGCCAGCTGAACGTGTTCTTTCCCGCCGAGTGGCCCGGAGCACCCCTGGGAGCCTTTCCCTACTACCTGACCCAGACGGACGCGGCGGGCGTCAAGCCCGGCTCCTTTGTGGCCGTCACGCGCGATGGAGGGCGGGCCATCGGACAGCTGGGCAGCAAGGGCAGACCCAACGCGGCGGGCGAATTGGAAATTGGCTACGGCCTGAATCCGGAAGTGTGGGGGCAGGGCCTGGCGACGGAGGCGGTGAGCGCACTCGTTGCCCATCTGCACGCCCAGCCCGACGTGCAGACCGTGACCGCCCAGACGGCGCTGTTCAACCGAGCCAGCGAGCGCGTCCTGGAAAAACTGGGCTTCGTGCGAACCGGCAAGGGCTGGGACCGGGAAGACGGAGAACTGACGGTCTGGGCACACCACGGCTAG